The nucleotide window TCAAATCAAAAAGGCTGTAGAGGATGCCCTCGCTGCCAACGGCAGAGAGCATGTAGAGGTCAAACTCAGGAAGTTCGATTTGGCCAAACGCGAGCATTACGCACGCTGGAGTGACGCAGTTTCAGGAATTGGCCATGAATTCATGACCTATAAAAAATACAAAGTTTCTGGTGTGGGCTATAAAAGTAAAGACGGCTTTATGACCATTTTCATCACCATGAAATTGAAAAGCACCGACAAAGAAGCCGTCGCTCACGCCACTGACCTTCACACAATGGCCGTGGAATTCATCAAATCAGACGAAATATGGCCAAAAGTAAAGCAAGACCCATATAAGATTGTCATAATGACAAAAGATAAAAAGGAATTTAATACAGAAGAAAAACAGTTTAATTAAAGAAAGCAAAGGGATCATTCCCTTTGCTTTTTTGAGTCTTTTCAAGAAGTATGAAGCACAAGATACGTCACAGGTACGCCCCAGTGCTTCGCTATGCTCCTTTAATAAGCACGTGCAAACCAGACGGTATGTTTCGATTCGCTCCCACATTGAATGCATGTCTGTTTTTCTGTTGGTGGGTTAAATGGGATGTTTCGAGTTGTGAATTTTGTTTTTTCTTTTACGCTTTCTTCACAAGCATCGTCTCCGCACCAGCCTGCCAATACCCATCCTGGGATATTTTCACTTACCTTGGACTCAGCAATATGCTGTTCGAGCTGTTCCAGGGTATCAATATGAGTATGAGAATTCTCTTCACGGAATGCTTTTGCTTTTTCGAACAGACGAATCTGCATCGTTTCTAGTTCATTTTTAACTTTTTCGACCATGGATTCCAATGGCACAGAAATCTTCTCATCCATATCCCGAGCCTTCATCAAGCCCTGATTTTGATCTAAATCACGTGGTCCTAATTCAATACGGACAGGAACACCTTTTAACTCCCACTCATTGAATTTATATCCTGGTGATTGATCGGAATCATCAAGACGAACGCGAATACCTTCTGCTTTTAAAGCGGCGAAGATCTCATCCAGTTTCTCAATGATTGCCGGGTTCTTTTTCCAAGGGCCAACCGGGATTAGGACGACTTGTGTCGGTGCGATTCTCGGCGGCAGGACTAGACCCTGCTCGTCACCATGGACCATGATAACAGAGCCAATCAAACGAGTGGACGTACCCCATGATGTTGTATGTACAAATGTGTGTTTGTTTTCTTTATTCAAGTATTTAATATCGAATGCTTCCGCAAATTTCGTACCCAAGTAGTGGGATGTTCCTGCTTGCACGGCTTTTCCATCCCTCATCATTGCTTCGATCGAATAGGTGTCAACGGCACCTGCAAATCTTTCAGAAGGCGTTTTTTGCCCATCATAAACGGGAATCGCAAGCAACCCTTCGACCACTTCTTTATAAATATTCAACATTTGCATCGTTTCCTTGCGTGCATCTTCCTCGTCAACATGTGCTGTGTGACCTTCTTGCCATAAAAACTCAGAGGTGCGGATGAATGGGAGAGTTTTCTTTTCCCAGCGGAATACATTAGCCCATTGATTAATCAAAACAGGAAGGTCCCGATAACTTTTAATCCAATTTGAATACAAATGCCCAATCATCGTTTCCGAAGTTGGCCTCAACGCAAGACGTTCTTCTAATTGTTCTCCTGCAGCTTCAGTAACCCACGGAAGTTCCGGCGAGAAGCCTTCAATATGATCCTTTTCCTTCTGGAAGAAGCTTTCCGGAATCAACATTGGGAAATAAGCATTGCGGTGGCCTGTTTCCTTGAACCGCTTGTCCATTTCAGCCTGGATATGTTCCCAGATTTCATAACCATCCGGCTTAAAAGCAATACATCCGCGAACCGGAGTGTAATCAAATAATTCCGCTTTTTGAATCGTATCAATATACCATTTTGTAAAATCATTGCTTTGTTGTGCCATGTTCTTTTCCTCCTGAAAATTCAAGTATATAAATAAAAAAGCATAAAGAGTCCTATATAAGGACGTCTTTATGCTAATAGACGTGGTACCACCTTAGTTCAACATTCATTTAGAATGCCCTCTAAAAGTTTGTATCGGAACGACCCGGTTAGTTTTTTCGCTAACATCTCCGTGGCAGGGTTCAATAAGGAGGGGTGATATAGCTTTCAGCCAAGGCTATATTCTCTGCATTCACAATCCTTATTTACTTGATCACATCATTGATTACATATATATAAATAAATATATCAAGTTTCTAACAGGAATTCAAATTGAAGCAAAAAAATGCACCTTTTGTTACGAAAACAACTGAGAGCAGTAATTCCCCAACTGGTCGTTGGAACCTATTCTACTGCAATTAACCGAGTGAAAATAACATTAGTTAATGAACGCAACCGGTTCGGTTTTAAAGAACAAAAAAAGGATTCACGGCGCTTTTCGCACGGTAATTCCCAGTTAAATCAGCCGAAGCTTTAGCAGTAAAATTAGCTCAAAAAAACTCGAGCCAATATACTCCGATCCTGTTTTATAGGAGCACTTTGTTAAAGATTAGTACCCTTTAGTTCATTTATTTTTGTTATTAAAGAAATTTTTAAGATTTGGAGTTGGACTAAATGAAACTCCCAAAATCAATCCCCCATAGAGAGGTATATTCAATAATTTATTAGTTGAATAACCTAATAAATAAGGCATTCCTACTACAATTGACACTATTCCAATTATGAATAAGAATAACGCTATTTTCTTGTACATAAAATTTCACTCCCCGTTTTATCATTTAAATCCAATTTTCTTATTGCACATAACTGCTTCTATATTTTAATAAACAAAAAGTGCTACCGCCGCAGCACTAAAAGAGTGGACCTTCCCGTACCTGAATGAGGGAATCAGTGACAAATTGAAAAATAAGCGGAGAAATTCCCCCCTAATTTAAAAAAAACTCTAAAAATAGCTCAAATAGACGGAGAAATTCCGCCTATGGACTTGAAAAACAAGAAAATGGCCAACTATGCTCCGCTTAACCGGAAATTCTCCCCTTATTTACCAACATCCGAGACAAATGCCGCAGTATAAACGGAAAATCTCCGCTTATTGTAGGTCTTGTTGGTCACTCAAATAAGGATAATACCTCCTTTTTTTTTAAAAAACCATTAACTCACTAACCTGACCTTATGTCAAATAAACCCAGCTTTAATTTTATCATAAATATCCAACAAACCGCTTCCCATATTTAACAAACTAATTAGGATAAGAATTAACGTGATGCCAATAACTTCTGTCACCTTATTAATAGCGTTGTGAATTCCAATTGATGAAACACCTTTAAAGGCATAGAATACATTGACTTTTGTCCGAATTGGATTACTCTTTTGCCTGCGTATAATGTTTTTGTAATCGAAAACAGTCCCTACTATGATGAAAGGAGTCAGTTCCTGAAACATACTTGTTTTTTGCAATAACGACCAAAAGAGCATCCCGCCTTGGGAATGCTCCTTTTCTTCTTATTACATAATCAATGATTGTATATATGGTTTCTTCTTTTCGATGAGCTTGTTACGCAATTCATTCATCAAGGATACTACTTCCCTCGAGGCTTCTCCCATTTCTTGAAGTGTATGTTCTGCTTTTTCCCGATCTCCGTTATTTACTTCCTTAACCGCTCTTCTTGCTAATTCATGTATACGAATATGGGGCTGTTCGAGTTTTTTAAATGCCGGGTCGTCGCCAATTACCTTTTCTGCTGCTCCATAATACCATTTGCCAAGCCGACACGTTGTATGGGAGGCAACATCAGCTTCGGTCAGGTGTTCGAAACCAAGAATGATATTATACACTCTCCAGCGCCACAGTAGATGGTCGGTAATGGATAGTTGAATAAGGTCTTCCTGACTGTATTTCATATTATGTGATATCGCTTCGGTCCGATATTTATCGATCATTTTGCTAAGGTTATATACTGCCTGGCCGGTCTTCCTGGCAACTGCTTCACCTTTTTCGATAGCTTCTACCATTGACAGGTTGCGGTTCACGACATCATCCGTCGTTGCAGCCTGTTCTTCAGTTACAGATGAAATCTCTGATATATTTTTGCCAACGGTCTGCAGATTATTATTGAGGTTCTGCAATTCTTCTGCAACAGAGGTGGAGAAATCGACTCCTTTATGCAGGTTGTCGGAAATTGATTGGAAATGTGTTGTGATTGTATTGGGAAATACCCCCAAGATCATTGATATCACTGTTGATTGATGTCAAAGAACTCTTAGTATGATCTGCCAGCTTCCGTACTTCTTCTGCAACGACAGCGAAACCTTTGCCATTTTCACCTGCGCGGGCGGCCTCGATGGATGCATTCAATGCAAGCAGATTGGTTTGTTCTGCTATCTCGTGAATGAAGGAGATGACTCCTTTCATGCTCGATACTTTTTTTGTTTAATTCATCGACCGACGATACAACATGGATCTGCTGCTGATCGATTTCCTTGAAAGTGTATGTAACAGCATCAAGGTGCTTGATGCCCTTATCCAAATCATCAAGTTTTTCTATAGTAAGACTATTAATTTCACCAATTGTTGAGGCAATTTCTTCTGTAGAATCTGTCAGCTCTTCCATGGCAGCATTGATTGCCTGTGCTTCCTGCACTTGCTGAGCCTGGTAATCCAGTAGTTCTTTAACTTCCTCAATGTTGGCATTATATTCAATAATCTCAGCCAATCCGTGAATAAAGTCGCTTGCAGTGTGCTCCATATATGTCTCGATGATGAGTTGTTGATCTATAGTGATTAAAGCCTGGAAAGCAGTAATCATTTTGATCATTAGCTCCGGCTTATTCGCCCATTTTTCTGCGATTTTTATTGTAATCTGCTGACTTAAAATGTGGAAGACAGGAATCAGCCAATCGGGTGTCACACCTAATTTCTCATGCATTTCGGCAATCGTTCTCCGTTTAAATACATAATAAAGATCGAGATCATCTTCAAATAGACTGATTAAATACACATGGAAAGCTTGCTGTATATTTTCTTCATCAACTGTTCCCATTTTTTCAAGGATATGCGGGATTTCTTTAAATCGCACAATAAAACTCCCAAGAATTTCTTCGTGATATTCTGCGTAGAGCTCCTGCAATTGTGTTACCGTCTCTCGGTTTTGCTTGGTCATACCAAGGAATTTAAGCTTTTCTTTGAATCTTTCATTTGTTTCAATGTCAGTAATTCCTTCATTAAATATCGAAAACTTCCTCTTACTGGATAAGAAATTCACGCTGGCACCTCATCATTTTATATTCTTAGGTAGTTAGTACCTGTGTCAATATTTTAATAGTACCATTTAATTTTATATGTTTTTACATTTTTATGCATATAAACCCTTTTCTTCCCAACATTTTTGTCTAAATTATGAAAAAGGTTATGCTTAAGGACATACCTAATTCTTCTAAAATATAGCAAAGCGGGGACAACATAACTCTGATTGATTCATAGTAAGAGATAGGTCCCTTTTGCTGCAATTTCATGAAAAAAAAAAGCAAAGGGTAGCTGCCTAGCTCCCAGTGCTTTTAAAGTTAGCTATATACTATAAGTTACAATACTTCCACTTTTGAATCATGCTGTGAGGGGATAACTCCAGCTTCTTCTTTCCTTCCTTCGCTCCACTTAAAGACAATGGCTCCAGCTATTATGACGAGAACACCGAGAAATTGTTGAAGTGTAAACGGTACTTTCTCCAATCCCATCCAGCCTAATGAATCCCATAATACCGCGAATCCCAGCTGGGAAGTCAACACGATTGAGATCGCAAAGGTGGGGCCGAGAAACCTTATGGCCTGTACGATGCCTGCAACGACTCCGATTCCGAGCAAGCCGCTGAACCAGTACCACCATTTCATTTCCTGCAAACTGAATAGTTGGCTCCCTTCAAAGAACAGGCCGAGGATGAAGGATGCCAGGAATCCTAACCCTAATACTAAGGTCGTTGTCGTCCATGAACCCGCTTTTTCATTGACCTTGCTGTTGAAGATATTCTGCAGGGCCTACAAGCGTGCCCGCCATTAATGCAAATAGTACGCCTAAAAGCATGGTTTACCCTCCCTATTCATAAAGGTTTTCCTTAGCAACAGATTTGAGTCCATCTAAATCCTTGATTAAGATTGCGCCGTTGTCCCGCTCCACTAGACCATTTAATGAAAATTCTTTAATGATCCGGTTAAGATGACGATAGCTTGTTCCAATTAAATTGGCAATGTCAGTAAGATTAGACGTACTTACCTTCCCATTAACCAGCGCTTCGTTTTCATCATAGGCGACAGATACGAGATAGCTGGCTAGTCGAGTCTCAACCGGGTACAGGATATTATGGCGCATGAACTGGGATTTAATATAGAATTTTCTTGTAATGATTGTTAGCAAAAATTGCAGGAACGGCGAGTGGTCTTTTAAAAATCTTTTTAGCACAGTTTGCCGGACTCCAATCATGACGACAGGAGAAACAGCCTCCACCGTGTTGATCGTATCTATTTCCTGCACATATTCAATATCTCCAATAACTTCAAGCGGAGTTTTAAAGGAAAGAATCAATGTCTTACCCTCTTCTGACGTGGTAAATATCTTCACTTTCCCCTTAACCAGTATATATAGATTCTCAACAGCCTCACCCTGTGAACAGATCTGCTCCCCTATTTCAAATTCATATAGGGTTAGGTAAGGACGAATCTCCTCATTAAATAAACCTTCAATCTGGTGAGACCGCAGATACGTTTCGATCTGTCCCGATGCTTTTAATTCTTTCATAAGCGTTTCCCGCCCCTTTATTCTTCTTCATTCATCCGATTACCAACCCAGGATCATCACACCTGCTACCATCATTGAAATTCCAACCAGTTGCGGTCCTCTCATTTTTTGTTTTTTTACCTCAAACCATCCATTCCGGTCAATCAGGAACGTCATCCCAAGCTGTGCAATCAACATCGCAGAAACTGTCAGAGTGACTCCGATAAAATGAATTGCCGTAACGTTGCTAAAGACAACAATTGCCCCAAACGTACCGCCAATCAGATATAGCGGCCTTACTTTTCTGAGCCCTTCCCATTGTCCTTTTACAGCAAAAACCAGAACGAACAGAGCAGCTAAAAACCCGGTAAGTTGTGTAATTGATGCTGTCTGCCATGTACCAATATCCTGGCTAATCCTCGCATTAGCGACTCCCTGCAGCGTGATAAAAGCTCCACCTAAAAAAGCAAAAATTAAACCTTTCATTTCCTTCTCCCCAAATCTCATGTTTGTATTAATTAAATGACAGAACAAGGGGGTTCGGGAAGGACATATGTCCTGAAAACAAAAAAGTTCAATTGGCTCCACCAATCAATCATGCTGTTTTTCCAAACCAGAAAAAGGCTGAACCAGTTACTAACACTGTTCAGCCTCATTTTTATTTATTTCTTCTCCACCAATTCAAACCCATTCTGCTGGATGGCGTATTCGACTCCCTGCTGCAAGCTCGAGAAGGACTGGATTCCCTCGATTTTAACGTTGGAACTTAAAATTTGAATACTTAGTTCCGCTGATACACCTACAATAAAACAATGACCCCCGATCAGACGAATCGACTGGATCAATTTTTGAATTCCATGGATTGTATAGGAATCGACATTCTTGATACCTGTTAGATCAATTAAAAGATATTTTGCCTTAAGCCTTGTGACCTCAACCAATGATTTTTCAATCATGTTTGTGAGTCGCTCTTCATTGTATTTGCCTATCAACGGGATGACGAGAATCCCTTTCAGAACTGGAATGATTGGCGAGGAGAGCTCTTGTACCAATGAGTTGAGCTCTTCTGTTCGAGACTCCACCTTCTTTTCCAATTCAATAATGCTTTCCTGCTCTGTCTTCCTAGCAAGTTCATGGATGTTATGAGAAATAGTCACTTTGGATGGGAAGATTTCAATCTCATCATATTCATG belongs to Mesobacillus subterraneus and includes:
- a CDS encoding methyl-accepting chemotaxis protein yields the protein MKGVISFIHEIAEQTNLLALNASIEAARAGENGKGFAVVAEEVRKLADHTKSSLTSINSDINDLGGISQYNHNTFPINFRQPA
- the proS gene encoding proline--tRNA ligase; this encodes MAQQSNDFTKWYIDTIQKAELFDYTPVRGCIAFKPDGYEIWEHIQAEMDKRFKETGHRNAYFPMLIPESFFQKEKDHIEGFSPELPWVTEAAGEQLEERLALRPTSETMIGHLYSNWIKSYRDLPVLINQWANVFRWEKKTLPFIRTSEFLWQEGHTAHVDEEDARKETMQMLNIYKEVVEGLLAIPVYDGQKTPSERFAGAVDTYSIEAMMRDGKAVQAGTSHYLGTKFAEAFDIKYLNKENKHTFVHTTSWGTSTRLIGSVIMVHGDEQGLVLPPRIAPTQVVLIPVGPWKKNPAIIEKLDEIFAALKAEGIRVRLDDSDQSPGYKFNEWELKGVPVRIELGPRDLDQNQGLMKARDMDEKISVPLESMVEKVKNELETMQIRLFEKAKAFREENSHTHIDTLEQLEQHIAESKVSENIPGWVLAGWCGDDACEESVKEKTKFTTRNIPFNPPTEKQTCIQCGSESKHTVWFARAY
- a CDS encoding DMT family transporter yields the protein MKGLIFAFLGGAFITLQGVANARISQDIGTWQTASITQLTGFLAALFVLVFAVKGQWEGLRKVRPLYLIGGTFGAIVVFSNVTAIHFIGVTLTVSAMLIAQLGMTFLIDRNGWFEVKKQKMRGPQLVGISMMVAGVMILGW
- a CDS encoding protoglobin domain-containing protein; its protein translation is MNFLSSKRKFSIFNEGITDIETNERFKEKLKFLGMTKQNRETVTQLQELYAEYHEEILGSFIVRFKEIPHILEKMGTVDEENIQQAFHVYLISLFEDDLDLYYVFKRRTIAEMHEKLGVTPDWLIPVFHILSQQITIKIAEKWANKPELMIKMITAFQALITIDQQLIIETYMEHTASDFIHGLAEIIEYNANIEEVKELLDYQAQQVQEAQAINAAMEELTDSTEEIASTIGEINSLTIEKLDDLDKGIKHLDAVTYTFKEIDQQQIHVVSSVDELNKKSIEHERSHLLHSRDSRTNQSACIECIHRGRPRR
- a CDS encoding CZB domain-containing protein, yielding MILGVFPNTITTHFQSISDNLHKGVDFSTSVAEELQNLNNNLQTVGKNISEISSVTEEQAATTDDVVNRNLSMVEAIEKGEAVARKTGQAVYNLSKMIDKYRTEAISHNMKYSQEDLIQLSITDHLLWRWRVYNIILGFEHLTEADVASHTTCRLGKWYYGAAEKVIGDDPAFKKLEQPHIRIHELARRAVKEVNNGDREKAEHTLQEMGEASREVVSLMNELRNKLIEKKKPYIQSLIM
- a CDS encoding STAS domain-containing protein — translated: MGHSNHQIKVNKNEFIWKSQEGELTFDGAPALLFWDSAIELFLNTIEEISGSDVSTTVYEVTGFRMGHLVSSYYEGRTDVVELLNEYSDIYKSAGWGVFEIQDYSYEEKRAVVRIRNSWEHRIFKLAGKNKAGVLLPSHWDGIFSGLFKQDMWYKMTKSQQEDHEYDEIEIFPSKVTISHNIHELARKTEQESIIELEKKVESRTEELNSLVQELSSPIIPVLKGILVIPLIGKYNEERLTNMIEKSLVEVTRLKAKYLLIDLTGIKNVDSYTIHGIQKLIQSIRLIGGHCFIVGVSAELSIQILSSNVKIEGIQSFSSLQQGVEYAIQQNGFELVEKK
- a CDS encoding Crp/Fnr family transcriptional regulator codes for the protein MKELKASGQIETYLRSHQIEGLFNEEIRPYLTLYEFEIGEQICSQGEAVENLYILVKGKVKIFTTSEEGKTLILSFKTPLEVIGDIEYVQEIDTINTVEAVSPVVMIGVRQTVLKRFLKDHSPFLQFLLTIITRKFYIKSQFMRHNILYPVETRLASYLVSVAYDENEALVNGKVSTSNLTDIANLIGTSYRHLNRIIKEFSLNGLVERDNGAILIKDLDGLKSVAKENLYE